The window AGGCGATGACGGCCTGCTGATCGTCCATGTCGAGTTTCTCGATCCGCACCTTGCCCAACGCTTGCAGCGGCTCGGCGTTCTGCGGGTTGCGCACGGTGGCGGTGACTTGCCAGCCGTCGGCCAACAGGGTTTTCACCAGGCCGAGGCCCAGGCCCCGAGAGGCGCCGATGATGAGTGCGGTTTTTGCCTTGGACATGAGTGGCTTCCTTGATAAATGAGGATCATGGACTCAGTGGACAGCGTTGCCCGAGCCGTTGTTGCAATTCGTGGCGCAATGCACCGAGTTCGTCCATACGGGTTTCAATCAGATTGAGCTTGTCTTGCAGCAATTGCGTGACGGCGCTGTCAGGATCCGGCGATTGCCAGATGGTGGCGACGCTGTTGCCGATCTCGCCGAGGGTAAAGCCCAACCGCTGAGCCGTCTTGATGTACAGCACCAGTTGCACCATGTCTGGCGGATAGTCGCGGTAGCCGTTGGCACTGCGTTGCGCCGCGATCAATCCGCGCTGCTCGTAGAAGCGCAGCGTGTCGCGGCTGACGGCGCTGGCCTGGGCTAATTCACCGATGCGCATCATGACGTCTCGAGAGGGGCTTGACCCTGGAGCATACTCCAGGCTTTAGCCTTGTTGCTCCCTGAATTTATGGAGCAAGGCCGATGTGGACTTCAACGCAATATCGCCGGTTGGTGCGGGGCAGCGCCTGGTATGACTTGATCGTGACGGCGGCGTTTATCACGCCATGGAGTTTTGCCGCGTTGCACGGGGTGTTGATGAGCGTGAGCCAGGCGTTCGATCTGCCTGGGGAGCTGCCGCCGTTCGAGCCGATGCACATGTTGATGGCGAATTTGCTGGGGTCGATTGTGTGCGTGTGGGCGGTGCTGCGGATTCGTGATCCGCAGCAGGTGTTCGGGCGGTATGACGCAGTCGGCAGATTCCTGTTCTCTACGTGGCAGCTCTATGCCTTGCTCCACGGCGCCAGTTCATTGTTGGTGATTTTCCTGGTCTTTGAACTGGCGTGGGGCGTGGTTCAAATATTGCCTGTGAGGGCCTCTTCGCGGGCAAGCCCGCTCCCACAGTAGGTCGAGTAGAACCGAAGATCTTCATTGGACACAGAACGCTGTGGGTGCGGCGGTGCGACGATTCGACTTGCCCGCGAAGGGGCCAATCCAGGCAACCACTAATGCCCAGCCCGCCACGGCTGCCCCAACGACACCGGCGCATACAACCGCGTGCGCACCGCATCCCGCGACAACAACACCAACACCACAATCGTCGCGACATACGGCAGCATTGCCAGCAGGCTCGACGGAATCGCCAGCCCCAA is drawn from Pseudomonas sp. 31-12 and contains these coding sequences:
- a CDS encoding MerR family transcriptional regulator, which gives rise to MRIGELAQASAVSRDTLRFYEQRGLIAAQRSANGYRDYPPDMVQLVLYIKTAQRLGFTLGEIGNSVATIWQSPDPDSAVTQLLQDKLNLIETRMDELGALRHELQQRLGQRCPLSP